Sequence from the bacterium Scap17 genome:
ACGACGCATCTGCTGCACGGTGCGCAGCTTGGCCATCGCCTCGGCCAGTTCGGCCGTGGCGCGTGAGTATTCCAGTTCGGAAGCCTGGTCGTTCATGGCCTTCAAGGCCACTTCCTTGGCTTCCTGGGCTGCCGCCTCATCCAGATCGTCGGCACGTACTGCGGTGTCGGCGAGGACTGAAACGAGGTTCGGCTGCACTTCGAGGAATCCGCCACTGACGTAGTAGATTTCCTCGGCCCCACCCTGACGCTGAACGCGAATCGGGCCGGGTTGCAGCTCGGTCAGCAGCGGAGCGTGACCCGGCATGATGCCGAGGTCACCTTCGCTGCCGGCAGCCACGAGACGCTCGACCAGGCCGGAAAAGATGCCTTTCTCAGCGCTGACGATGTCGCAGTGGACGCTCATAGCCATACCTGTTTCCTCATGCCTGAACAGGGAAATTACATGCCCTTGGCTTTCTCGACAGCTTCGTCGATGGTGC
This genomic interval carries:
- a CDS encoding F0F1 ATP synthase subunit epsilon, yielding MAMSVHCDIVSAEKGIFSGLVERLVAAGSEGDLGIMPGHAPLLTELQPGPIRVQRQGGAEEIYYVSGGFLEVQPNLVSVLADTAVRADDLDEAAAQEAKEVALKAMNDQASELEYSRATAELAEAMAKLRTVQQMRRHTR